A stretch of the Vitis vinifera cultivar Pinot Noir 40024 chromosome 16, ASM3070453v1 genome encodes the following:
- the LOC100254950 gene encoding enolase: protein MATIKVIKARQIFDSRGNPTVEVDVTLSDGTFARAAVPSGASTGIYEALELRDGGSDFLGKGVLKAVENVNAIIAPALIGKDPTEQVKIDNFMVQQLDGTVNEWGWCKQKLGANAILAVSLAVCKAGAMVNKIPLYKHIANLAGNKKLVLPVPAFNVINGGSHAGNKLAMQEFMILPLGASSFKEAMKMGVEVYHHLKSVIKKKYGQDATNVGDEGGFAPNIQENKEGLELLKTAIAKAGYTGKVVIGMDVAASEFYDNKDKTYDLNFKEENNDGSQKISGDSLKNVYKSFVNDYPIVSIEDPFDQDDWEHYAKMTSEIGEKVQIVGDDLLVTNPKRVEKAIKEKACNALLLKVNQIGSVTESIEAVKMSKRAGWGVMASHRSGETEDTFIADLSVGLATGQIKTGAPCRSERLAKYNQLLRIEEELGSAAVYAGAKFRAPVEPY, encoded by the exons GTATCTACGAGGCTTTGGAGTTGAGAGATGGTGGATCTGACTTCCTTGGGAAAGGTGTCCTCAAG GCGGTGGAAAATGTGAATGCAATCATTGCACCTGCTTTGATTGGAAAG GACCCAACAGAGCAGGTTAAGATCGACAATTTCATGGTGCAACAGCTTGATGGAACAGTTAATGAATGGGGTTGGTGCAAGCAAAAG CTTGGAGCAAATGCTATATTGGCAGTGTCACTTGCCGTGTGTAAAGCTGGAGCTATGGTGAACAAAATTCCCCTTTACAAG CACATTGCTAATCTTGCTGGAAACAAAAAGTTAGTGCTGCCTGTACCTGCATTCAATGTTATCAATGGAGGTTCTCATGCTGGCAACAAACTAGCCATGCAG GAATTTATGATTCTCCCACTTGGGGCATCTTCTTTCAAGGAAGCTATGAAGATGGGTGTAGAAGTATACCATCATTTGAAG TCTGTAATTAAGAAAAAGTATGGTCAAGATGCAACCAATGTTGGTGATGAAGGTGGCTTTGCTCCCAATATTCAG GAGAACAAGGAAGGCCTTGAACTACTGAAGACAGCTATTGCAAAAGCTGGATATACTGGAAAG GTTGTAATTGGGATGGATGTTGCTGCTTCAGAGTTCTATGATAACAAGGATAAGACCTATGACTTGAATTTCAAGGAAGAG AACAATGATGGATCACAAAAAATATCTGGAGACAGCTTGAAGAATGTTTACAAATCATTTGTGAATGATTACCCAATTGTTTCAATTGAAGACCCATTTGATCAGGATGATTGGGAGCACTATGCAAAGATGACATCTGAAATTGGCGAGAAAGTTCAGATTGTTGGTGATGATCTCCTTGTTACAAATCCTAAG CGTGTGGAGAAAGCAATCAAGGAGAAGGCTTGCAATGCCCTTCTATTGAAG GTGAATCAAATCGGTTCAGTAACTGAGAGCATTGAAGCTGTGAAAATGTCTAAACGAGCTGGCTGGGGTGTTATGGCAAGTCACCGAAG TGGTGAAACTGAGGATACTTTCATTGCAGACCTTTCAGTTGGTTTGGCCACG GGCCAGATCAAGACTGGAGCTCCTTGCAGGTCTGAACGCCTTGCCAAATATAACCAG CTTCTTAGGATCGAAGAAGAGCTTGGATCTGCAGCTGTGTATGCAGGAGCAAAATTCCGAGCACCAGTGGAACCTTACTAA